GGTCACGCTCCTGGGCGAAGGGCTGACCGGCTGGGGCGAGTGCGTCGCCGGCGAGGAGCCTTTCTATAGCGAAGAGTCGGTCGAGACCGCCTGGTACGCCATCACCGCGCACCTGGCGCCCATGCTGGTGGGAAAAGAAATCGCAGCAGGGAAGGACTGCCCGGCCCTCTTCTCTCGCGTGCGCGGCCATCGCATGGCCAAGGCGGCGCTGGAGGACGCTCTCTGGGAAGCCGAAGCGCGCGCCAAGAGCCTGCCGCTTTGGAAGCTGCTGGGCGGCATACGCCGCGAGATTCCCTGCGGCGTTTCCATCGGCATTCAGGACACGATCGAGCAGCTTCTGGAAAAGATCTCGACCGAGCTGGCCGCCGGATACCGGCGCATCAAGGTCAAGTGCAAGCCGGGATGGGACGTTGAAGTCTTCGAGCGCATCCGGGCCAAGTGGCCGGAGATCACGCTGAGCTGCGACGCCAACTCCGCCTATACCCTGGACGATGCCGCGCACCTGAAAAAGTTCGACGCCTTCCGCCTGCTGATGATCGAGCAGCCGCTCTGGTCGGACGACTTCTACTTCCATGCCCGGTTGCAGAAGCAGCTGGAGACTCCCCTCTGCCTGGACGAGGCCATCCGCAACGCCCGCGACGCCGAAGCAGCGCTGGAGCTGGACGCCTGCCGCATCGTCAACATCAAGGTGGGGCGCGTGGGCGGCTTCAGCGAGGCCATTCGGGTGCACGACGTCTGCCGCGCGCGCGGCGTTCCCGTCTGGTGTGGCGGGATGCTGGAGTCGGGCATCGGCCGCGCCCACAACGTCGCCCTCTCCACGCTCGAGAATTTCAGCCTGCCCGGCGACGTCTCCGCCTCCCGGCGCTACTGGAAGCAAGACATCATCGAGCCCGAGGTCGAAGTCCGTCCCGACGGCATGGTTGACGTGCCCAGCGAAGCCGGCCCCGGCTACCGCGTCCGCGAGGACCTGGTGGAGCGGCTCACCGTGCGCAAAGAAACCCTGCACCCGACGGGAAAGAGCTGACCTCTCGGACTACTTTTTCTCCGCGACCGCGGTGTCCTGCTTCTTCAGCAGCGCGATT
The Terriglobales bacterium DNA segment above includes these coding regions:
- the menC gene encoding o-succinylbenzoate synthase, yielding MKIDAIVLREIRMPLVHFFETSFGRTTERRILLVTLLGEGLTGWGECVAGEEPFYSEESVETAWYAITAHLAPMLVGKEIAAGKDCPALFSRVRGHRMAKAALEDALWEAEARAKSLPLWKLLGGIRREIPCGVSIGIQDTIEQLLEKISTELAAGYRRIKVKCKPGWDVEVFERIRAKWPEITLSCDANSAYTLDDAAHLKKFDAFRLLMIEQPLWSDDFYFHARLQKQLETPLCLDEAIRNARDAEAALELDACRIVNIKVGRVGGFSEAIRVHDVCRARGVPVWCGGMLESGIGRAHNVALSTLENFSLPGDVSASRRYWKQDIIEPEVEVRPDGMVDVPSEAGPGYRVREDLVERLTVRKETLHPTGKS